From Pelosinus fermentans DSM 17108, the proteins below share one genomic window:
- a CDS encoding MetQ/NlpA family ABC transporter substrate-binding protein, with translation MKKLFLVLIGILSLGLLVSGCGQKEAPAAPAAKTTVLKVGATPVPHSEILNVVKPILAKEGIDLQIVEFTDYVKPNIAVAEKELDANFFQHIPYLNKFSTERNLALTYTAAVHIEPMGIYSKKIKNLNELATGAKVAIPNDPTNGGRALAILEKAGLIKLKDGVGVSATVSDIVTNSKNIQISELEAPQLPRVLEDVTIAVINTNYALEAKLVPTKDALFLEPKDSPYANILTVRKGDENRPEIQKLTKALTSDEVKKFINEKYQGAVIPAF, from the coding sequence ATGAAAAAGCTATTTCTTGTTCTTATTGGAATTCTTAGTCTAGGACTATTAGTAAGCGGTTGCGGTCAAAAAGAAGCTCCTGCTGCTCCTGCTGCTAAAACTACTGTATTAAAAGTTGGTGCTACTCCTGTTCCTCATTCGGAAATTTTAAATGTAGTAAAACCAATCTTAGCTAAAGAGGGAATCGACTTACAGATTGTTGAGTTTACGGATTATGTAAAACCAAATATTGCAGTAGCCGAAAAGGAATTGGATGCAAACTTCTTCCAGCATATTCCTTACTTAAATAAATTCTCGACAGAACGTAATTTGGCATTAACCTATACTGCTGCCGTTCACATTGAGCCAATGGGAATTTATTCAAAGAAAATTAAAAATTTGAATGAATTGGCAACTGGTGCTAAAGTAGCTATCCCTAATGATCCTACAAATGGCGGTCGTGCTCTAGCGATCTTAGAAAAAGCAGGACTTATTAAATTAAAAGACGGCGTAGGCGTTAGCGCTACTGTAAGTGATATTGTAACCAATTCTAAAAACATTCAAATTAGTGAATTAGAGGCTCCTCAACTTCCTCGTGTACTTGAAGATGTGACCATTGCTGTCATCAATACCAACTATGCACTGGAAGCTAAATTGGTACCAACTAAAGATGCTCTCTTCCTCGAACCAAAAGATTCTCCCTATGCGAATATCTTGACCGTACGTAAAGGTGACGAAAATCGCCCTGAAATTCAGAAATTAACTAAAGCTCTAACATCTGACGAAGTTAAAAAATTCATTAATGAAAAATATCAAGGTGCTGTAATACCAGCATTCTAA
- a CDS encoding TetR/AcrR family transcriptional regulator has protein sequence MKHIRENIGFHDSQNKRQQILEAAYAVFSSKGYHRATVDEIIALADTGKGTVYNYFVNKEQLFYTLIKECSMPFQVIIEGIVNSSEPPLEKVETIIKAFLEFYAKHANLWRVMMHEVRGFGAAGSSNFTQEQLDKYQACFCETIGMIEKVLLEAQSKGFIRESCDATRAAHGLFSVIVTFVFRDFVDENIGETAHTIAELFLYGAAER, from the coding sequence ATGAAGCATATTCGTGAAAATATTGGTTTCCATGATTCACAAAATAAACGACAGCAGATACTTGAGGCAGCTTATGCTGTATTTTCCAGCAAAGGTTATCATAGAGCTACAGTAGATGAAATTATTGCTTTAGCCGATACTGGTAAAGGTACAGTATATAATTATTTCGTTAATAAAGAACAGCTTTTTTATACGCTGATTAAGGAATGCAGTATGCCTTTTCAAGTCATTATTGAAGGTATTGTTAATTCTTCTGAGCCTCCTTTAGAAAAAGTAGAAACAATAATTAAAGCATTTCTGGAATTTTATGCAAAGCATGCTAACTTATGGCGTGTTATGATGCATGAAGTGCGTGGATTTGGTGCTGCCGGATCATCAAATTTTACCCAAGAGCAATTAGATAAATATCAAGCCTGTTTTTGTGAGACGATTGGTATGATTGAAAAAGTATTATTAGAAGCCCAAAGTAAAGGATTTATTCGTGAAAGCTGTGACGCTACTCGGGCTGCTCATGGTTTATTTAGTGTTATCGTTACCTTTGTATTTCGCGATTTTGTGGATGAAAATATTGGTGAAACGGCGCATACCATTGCGGAACTCTTTTTGTATGGCGCAGCTGAACGGTAA
- a CDS encoding methionine ABC transporter permease yields MSQEMLVLLAKSLWETTYMVAVSSFISALLGIPLGIILVTTNKGHILENTPLNRILGAIVNATRSTPFIILMVAIIPVTRLLVGTSIGTNAAIVPLSIAAIPFVARIVESALKEVDYGVIEAAQAMGASPREIITKVLIPESLPAIVLGLTLTIISLIGYSAMAGAIGGGGLGDLAIRYGYQRFRADIMLITVVILIAQVQIVQSTGDYISNRLNKK; encoded by the coding sequence ATGTCGCAAGAAATGCTCGTGCTGTTGGCTAAGTCCTTATGGGAAACCACGTATATGGTTGCTGTGTCTAGTTTTATTTCTGCGCTATTAGGCATACCCCTGGGCATTATACTAGTTACTACTAACAAAGGACATATTTTAGAGAATACGCCTCTCAATCGAATCTTAGGTGCTATTGTAAACGCAACCCGCTCTACACCATTCATTATTCTAATGGTGGCAATTATACCGGTAACCAGGTTACTGGTAGGTACATCCATTGGAACGAATGCCGCCATTGTACCATTAAGTATTGCTGCCATTCCTTTTGTGGCTCGTATCGTAGAATCAGCCCTTAAAGAAGTGGACTACGGCGTAATCGAAGCTGCCCAAGCTATGGGAGCATCCCCAAGAGAAATCATTACAAAGGTTCTCATTCCTGAGTCCTTACCTGCGATTGTTTTAGGACTCACCCTCACTATTATTAGTCTGATTGGCTACTCAGCAATGGCAGGAGCAATTGGCGGCGGTGGTTTAGGTGATTTAGCAATTCGTTATGGTTACCAGCGCTTTCGTGCCGATATCATGTTAATTACGGTGGTTATTTTAATTGCTCAAGTACAAATTGTTCAATCCACTGGTGACTATATATCGAATCGTCTCAACAAGAAATAG
- a CDS encoding MetQ/NlpA family ABC transporter substrate-binding protein: MGKRLQIVTTFLILASIAALLSWHSSLHMSRVYRPIKVGVSAGPHFAIMNLVKTIVAKDGIDLQIVVFTDYSKLNGSLHRGEISLNSFQNQPYLDRVLDDHNYAIAPIAKTFLFPMGIYAKKIHNLSALQTGSKAAIPQDLWNGSRALLLLEKAGLIVCRKTTDSLRTLDDIVENPKNLSFIQMDATQITSAIDKVDIVLINANYAAEIDLLPTRDALLLEDIYSPYINLLVAGTKDVNHNDLKKIITAYQSQEVKTFVAEHFQGTVITAW, encoded by the coding sequence ATGGGGAAGCGGCTGCAAATCGTTACTACTTTTCTTATACTGGCAAGTATCGCGGCATTGCTGTCATGGCATAGTTCATTACATATGAGTCGTGTATACAGACCAATAAAAGTAGGGGTTTCAGCCGGTCCCCATTTTGCAATTATGAACCTAGTTAAAACGATCGTCGCAAAAGATGGTATTGATCTGCAAATTGTTGTATTTACTGATTATAGCAAGCTCAATGGGTCTTTACACCGCGGAGAAATAAGTCTTAATAGTTTTCAGAATCAACCTTATCTTGATAGAGTTCTTGATGATCACAACTATGCGATTGCTCCGATTGCTAAAACGTTTCTATTCCCGATGGGGATCTATGCTAAAAAAATTCATAATCTTAGCGCATTGCAAACAGGCAGTAAAGCTGCTATTCCCCAGGATTTATGGAATGGCAGTCGAGCCCTGCTGCTATTGGAAAAAGCTGGTCTTATTGTCTGCAGAAAAACAACAGATTCTCTAAGAACCCTTGATGATATTGTAGAGAATCCTAAGAATCTTAGTTTTATACAAATGGATGCCACACAGATCACTTCGGCGATCGATAAGGTAGATATTGTCCTTATCAATGCCAATTATGCTGCGGAAATTGACTTGCTGCCAACCAGAGATGCACTACTATTAGAAGATATATATTCACCATATATAAATCTTTTAGTCGCTGGTACTAAAGATGTCAATCATAATGACCTGAAAAAAATCATTACAGCCTATCAGTCACAGGAGGTTAAAACCTTTGTGGCTGAACATTTTCAAGGTACCGTAATAACAGCTTGGTAA
- a CDS encoding histidinol phosphate phosphatase → MLFDSHMHTCFSTDSKMKMTDAVARAEELNIGIIITEHMDIAYPEPMAFIFDVEKYFSQYAAYRNEKVLLGIEIGMRSDCLEENCRLVEKYPFDYVIGSVHVIDNIDLYTPEFYQGRSKQEAYEHYFNAMKQCVTCYDGIHSLGHIDYIARYARFADPEIYYNEFSDCIDEILTVLAQKEKALEINTRRLGNKAAVETIMPIYKRFNELGGRIVTIGSDAHHVNDVGRDLQAGLEIAERSNLNVVYFKEGKPQFQK, encoded by the coding sequence ATGTTATTTGATAGTCATATGCACACCTGTTTCTCTACAGATTCAAAAATGAAAATGACTGATGCTGTAGCAAGGGCAGAGGAATTAAATATAGGAATTATTATTACGGAACATATGGATATTGCATATCCTGAACCGATGGCGTTTATTTTTGATGTAGAAAAATATTTTTCCCAGTATGCTGCGTATCGTAATGAAAAAGTTCTGCTAGGCATAGAAATAGGTATGCGTTCGGATTGTTTAGAAGAAAATTGTCGATTAGTGGAAAAGTATCCTTTTGACTATGTGATTGGGTCGGTACATGTAATTGATAATATTGATCTATATACTCCAGAATTTTATCAAGGAAGAAGTAAACAAGAAGCATATGAACATTATTTTAATGCCATGAAACAATGTGTGACCTGTTATGATGGTATCCATAGTTTAGGACATATTGATTATATTGCCAGATATGCACGTTTTGCAGATCCAGAAATCTACTATAATGAATTTAGCGATTGTATTGATGAGATTCTAACGGTCTTAGCCCAGAAAGAAAAAGCCCTGGAGATTAATACTAGACGCTTGGGGAATAAAGCAGCAGTAGAGACGATAATGCCGATCTATAAGCGCTTTAATGAACTGGGAGGACGTATTGTAACAATTGGGTCCGATGCTCACCACGTCAATGATGTTGGCAGAGATCTACAGGCAGGGTTAGAAATTGCGGAACGCTCCAATTTGAATGTTGTATACTTCAAAGAGGGGAAGCCTCAGTTTCAGAAATAA